The genomic DNA ATCGTTGCCGTGACATCCCTTGCACCCCATGGTGGCGGACGAGTTCCAGCCGTTGGCCGCAGTGAAAGCAACATTCTGCCGGCCTTTCCCGTCGGTATGACAATAGCTTGCGCTGCACCCTCCGGCAGCGGCGGCGTAGCTGCCTGCCCTGGTGCCCGAATAGTTGAAGAAGCCGTTGCCGTGGAGAGAGCGGTCGGCAAAGGTGCGTTCATCCGCATTTATCGTCTTGGCATGGCACTCGGCGCAGTTGTAGTTCACACCGAGGCCGGGGTTGTTGATATGGGCGGCATGCTTGCCCGATGCGATCGGCGCGGAACTCGCAGCGTTGTTGCCATGGCAGCCGGTACAATCGGCGGAGACGGGAGCACCCCAGACCTGGTCGTACGACCCTTTCCCACCGTGACAGCTGATGTTGGAGCAAGTCTTGCCGGCAGCATAGGTGAAGGTCTTCCCGCCACCGGCAACAACGTCGATGCTGCGGTTGAGGATATGGGTGGTGCTTTCGGAGATGATGCCGCCTGCTCCGGTAACAGTCGTGCCATGGCAGTAGACGCATGTTGCGACACCATCGTCGACGTGATTCCTATGGCTGTTTGCGCGGGGGGTGCCTGCGCCGGTGCTTGCATAGTTCGGCTCCCCGGCGACGCTCACGAAATCGGAACCGCTACTGTTGCCATGGCACCCTTTACAGTCCAGAGCAGCGGCGGATTTCCAGCCGTTAGCGGCATCAAACGGCACGTTCTGCGTTCCTTTGCCGTCGGAGTGGCAGTAGGCGGCGGAGCAAACGCCGGTGGCGGTGGTGTAGCTTCCGCGACCGCCGGCTAGCCTGCCGGTGTAATTCTTGAAGCCGTTGCCATGAAATGCTGGATCGGCGATTGTCCTGTCGTCACTGACCGTAAGGGCATGGCAGACGACACAGGCATAATTCGTCCCGAGAACAGCTGCGTTATTCATGTGGGCGGCATGTTTGCCGGTGGTCTGGGGAGTGGCACTGGTCAGGTTCCCGCCATGGCAGCCGGTACAGTCGACTGGAAGTGTTGCCCCCCACTTGATGGGTGCCGGACCGCCATGACAGCTGATGTTGGAACAGGTCTTGGTAGCGAGTTCGTAATCGAACGTCTTGCCGCCGCCGGCGCGTACCTCCCGGATGCTGTTGGTGTGAGTGGAACTTCCAGCAATGATGGTGCCTGCGGAGGTCACGGTCGAACTGTGGCAATAGACGCAGGTCTCTGAACCTACCCCGCCCATATGGCGCTGATGGTTGTTGGCTTTCAGCGTATCGGCGCCGGTATTGGCATAGTTGGGTTCGCCGGCGGCCGAAGCGAACGTGGGAGCACTATCGGCGCCGTGGCAGCCGATGCAGTTGGTAAGCGCGGGGCCGGAGGTCCAGCTGACGGCGATACCGGGGGTTCCTTTTCCGTCACTGTGACAGTAGGCATTGTTGCAGGCTGCGCGATCCCTTCCCGCCTTTGCGCCGGAATAATCCCTCAGCTTGTTTACATGAAGTGCCGTGGAACTGATCGTTTCGTTGCCGCTGACGGTGTTTGCGTGGCACTCTGCACACCCGTAGTTACTTCCGATCCTGGCGTTGTCCACATGCTGGCGATGCGCGCCTGTTACGACCGGTGTCCCGCTGGCAGCATCACCACCGTGGCACCCCAGACAGGAAAGGGTACCGCCCCAGGTGGCACTTTTGGTCGTACCATTTCCGTCACTGTGACAGTAGTTTGCGGAGCAGGAACCGTAGCCGTTGGCAGGGGGGTTGACTTCCTGGTCATAACTGCCGCCGTAGGAGGCCGGCATCGCAACTTCTATGTTCTGATTCCCGTGCTTGGCCGGGAGGTCAGATCCGGAATTCGTGTGGCAGTCAGCGCAGTCGTAGGCGTAGGTCGAGATATGCTTGCCATGGTTGCCGGAATCTATGGGAGCTGCATCGCTCTTCTTGCCGCCATGACACCCGTCACAATTGAGAAGGCCTCCTCCCCACCGGACAGTGCTGTAAACGGTCGCCCCCCCAGTCCCATTCGCGCCGCTCTGCACGTTGCTGTGGCAATATACGTTGGAGCAGTCTCCGTATGCTTCAGTGGTTGCAAGGGTAGTCGTTGAATGGATATTGAAGCCCCGATAGGTGGCCGCGGGTGATAGAGCGGAGAGGTTCCACTTGACGTGGCCGTTCACCATGTGAGGGTTCGGGTAGTCATCATGGCACTTTGTGCAGGAATACTCCAGGTTGCCTACATGCTTGCCGTGGGCGCCGGTGGCTACCGACGGTGTTGGCGGATTGGCAGGGGTGGTTCCGTGGCAGACGGCGTTGCTGCAATCCCCGAGGGGGCCGTTGGTCCATGAGATAGGCTCAACAGGGGCCCTTCCGGAGGGAATGGCCCAGTTGTCGCCGTGACAGTATACGCTGCAGGTAACCACCTCGTGCTTTTCTGCGACAGGCGGCTGTTTTATGAGGCTAGTTCCAGGGTTTCCTGGCGCCAGAACAACATCATTGTTGAAGTCAGGGTATGGCGTGACAGTTATTGTTCCTCCGGAAATGACCCCCGTGAAGGGTGGCCAGGTGCTGCTGTAGATCTTGAAGCCGAATTCGATGACATCGTTTCCGAGAAGGCCGTGCCCGTAGTTGTTGTGACAGGAGGCGCAGGCCATCCGCAGATCCCCGCGGTGCTGACGGTGCGCTCCAGCATCAGCGGGAGGATAGCTACCGTAGATATTTGACGACAATTCGGCCGGGGTGAGAGGCGGGTCACCATGACAGTCGGTACAGGACCCGGCCTTCGGCGGACGGAATCCGAGCTTGTGGGAGTGGCACTTCATGCAGTCCCTGCGATTGCTCTTGTGTTCCGCATGAGTGCTGCTCGAAAGCTTGGATGCGCTGTAGTTATGGTAGATGGTCCTGTGGTGGCAGACTTCGCAGACGTTGCGCGAACCTTGACGATAGACGGTGCGCTCGTCGTTGCCGAAGACACCGGTGACGTCGTTGCGGGACGATGTGATCCTGTCGAATATGACGGGCCTGCT from Geobacter sp. DSM 9736 includes the following:
- a CDS encoding CxxxxCH/CxxCH domain-containing protein, whose product is MTHLKAGPGAGHSGSARSAITDVTFLIRALCLTVLLVTLGSVSSEAASPLMHNSENTASGKYGTWGASYTCATCHSKGPTPNIKKVSPSIPTSIGSRPVIFDRITSSRNDVTGVFGNDERTVYRQGSRNVCEVCHHRTIYHNYSASKLSSSTHAEHKSNRRDCMKCHSHKLGFRPPKAGSCTDCHGDPPLTPAELSSNIYGSYPPADAGAHRQHRGDLRMACASCHNNYGHGLLGNDVIEFGFKIYSSTWPPFTGVISGGTITVTPYPDFNNDVVLAPGNPGTSLIKQPPVAEKHEVVTCSVYCHGDNWAIPSGRAPVEPISWTNGPLGDCSNAVCHGTTPANPPTPSVATGAHGKHVGNLEYSCTKCHDDYPNPHMVNGHVKWNLSALSPAATYRGFNIHSTTTLATTEAYGDCSNVYCHSNVQSGANGTGGATVYSTVRWGGGLLNCDGCHGGKKSDAAPIDSGNHGKHISTYAYDCADCHTNSGSDLPAKHGNQNIEVAMPASYGGSYDQEVNPPANGYGSCSANYCHSDGNGTTKSATWGGTLSCLGCHGGDAASGTPVVTGAHRQHVDNARIGSNYGCAECHANTVSGNETISSTALHVNKLRDYSGAKAGRDRAACNNAYCHSDGKGTPGIAVSWTSGPALTNCIGCHGADSAPTFASAAGEPNYANTGADTLKANNHQRHMGGVGSETCVYCHSSTVTSAGTIIAGSSTHTNSIREVRAGGGKTFDYELATKTCSNISCHGGPAPIKWGATLPVDCTGCHGGNLTSATPQTTGKHAAHMNNAAVLGTNYACVVCHALTVSDDRTIADPAFHGNGFKNYTGRLAGGRGSYTTATGVCSAAYCHSDGKGTQNVPFDAANGWKSAAALDCKGCHGNSSGSDFVSVAGEPNYASTGAGTPRANSHRNHVDDGVATCVYCHGTTVTGAGGIISESTTHILNRSIDVVAGGGKTFTYAAGKTCSNISCHGGKGSYDQVWGAPVSADCTGCHGNNAASSAPIASGKHAAHINNPGLGVNYNCAECHAKTINADERTFADRSLHGNGFFNYSGTRAGSYAAAAGGCSASYCHTDGKGRQNVAFTAANGWNSSATMGCKGCHGNDPVFGHNTSVAGEPNYPNAGAGQPRANSHQRHMGGVGAGTCVYCHSNVVNPAGTLISGDLHTNRLIEVAPGGGKTFTWGADKTCSNINCHGTGSSPAQWGQSFPSDCTGCHGNNIASANPMASGKHAVHINNKSVLGSNYSCNVCHALTSNPDDRSIYDTSVHGNGFKNYTGGLAGSRNSYTLATGVCSASYCHSDGKGQQNVPFDAGNGWKSAATLDCKGCHGNSTAADFVSNAGEPNYASTGSGTARANSHRNHVDSGAASCVYCHGTTVTGEGAIIQDSATHILNRSIDVVAGGGKTFTWAADKTCSNISCHGGVGSYTQTWGASVSADCTGCHGNNASSSGVISSGKHTAHVNNPDLGGNFNCSECHAKTINSDERTFSSRDLHGNGFINYSGTRAGSHAPAAGGCSASYCHTDGKGQQNVAFTAANGWNSAVTYTNCIGCHGNDPAPAFAGVAGEPNYASAGGNVLRSNSHRSHTTAGASTCDTCHNATVTAAGTAIKPGSLHLDRNIDVNFNSAKATATWNQLSRTCNNISCHSGSSAVWGDASSAGCKVCHGNLSAAHSKHIGNLISSDAVTFYNFTAIRSSGQGIRIGCANCHPTDSAKHRNGTVDLSINRGKSGGSYLNSLNLASADGINIASSGITGTSGSNVSCALSYCHSNGKSTALTAGDFKASPNWYGPAPANRCGMCHDNPPQYAGQSHYVAASSLGDDGRPPYMDAGHMVGIHFDNVYKGDGANGFLGYSSGGDKAHGNPAVATTIGCYICHSGVVSSTQIDTYAMHGTGSRYSCSNCHNASTRTPLQPGLITDTARHINGKKDVAFPSLTFKTKAQLSNVANALGWSRNGSYKNAGSYDSMNLGTSTWDPATKTCLTACHVNQPNITWGASLRCFSCHANQ